The following proteins come from a genomic window of Aspergillus luchuensis IFO 4308 DNA, chromosome 3, nearly complete sequence:
- a CDS encoding putative oxidoreductase, 2OG-Fe(II) oxygenase family (COG:Q;~EggNog:ENOG410PIPM;~InterPro:IPR026992,IPR027443,IPR005123;~PFAM:PF03171,PF14226;~go_function: GO:0016491 - oxidoreductase activity [Evidence IEA];~go_process: GO:0055114 - oxidation-reduction process [Evidence IEA]): MSDVGPPIDLPVLDISNPLDPEAGKALLAAATKYGFLYVDSRGTDFTAAEVDRAFELSKKFFASPVEEKAACRIEPNNRGWSGMHSETLDPEHQRTGDFKEAFNFGEFTQSNKAQQPLPASLTPHESEIAHFASLCNKTCTRILTLLALGLGIPPTFFTTRHDPTTGPTGSILRYLFYPSITSPLTSSYSHKTDVRAGAHSDYGSITLLFQRPGQPGLEILTPDGKGWAPVPVIPTTSEEGKGKGGDEFPFPPILVNIGDLLSYWTDGLLKSTVHRVVFPTAEQQRPNAQDRYSIVYFCHPLDRTELVPVPSRVVEEFRRSKNTTEGEGGVRVGFGGGAGMLEEGKRALTAQEHLMARLDATYGFRRGEKEGEEK, translated from the exons ATGTCCGACGTTGGCCCTCCCATCGACCTCCCCGTGCTGGACATCTCCAACCCCCTCGATCCCGAGGCGGGGAAGGCCCTTCTGGCAGCTGCCACCAAGTATGGCTTTTTGTATGTCGACAGCCGGGGGACCGACTTTACGGCCGCGGAGGTGGATCGTGCATTTGAGCTG TCCAAGAAATTCTTCGCTTCCCCAGTTGAAGAAAAGGCCGCTTGTCGCATTGAACCTAAC AACCGCGGCTGGTCCGGCATGCACTCGGAGACTCTGGACCCTGAGCATCAACGC ACCGGCGACTTCAAAGA AGCCTTCAACTTCGGCGAATTCACCCAATCCAACAAagcccaacaacccctcccaGCATCCCTAACCCCGCACGAGTCCGAAATCGCGCACTTCGCCTCCCTATGCAACAAAACCTGTACTCGGATCTTGACCCTCCTAGCCTTGGGCCTCGGC ATCCCCCCCACATTCTTCACCACGCGCCACGACCCCACTACCGGCCCAACAGGAAGCATCCTCCGCTACCTCTTCTACCCGAGCATCACCTCCCCATTAACCTCCAGCTACAGCCACAAGACGGACGTTCGAGCCGGCGCCCACAGCGACTACGGCTCCATCACGCTCTTGTTCCAGCGTCCCGGACAACCGGGGCTGGAGATCCTCACGCCGGATGGGAAGGGGTGGGCGCCTGTTCCTGTGAttcccaccacctccgaagaaggaaaaggaaaggggggTGATGAattccccttcccacccatCCTAGTCAACATCGGAGATTTACTCAGCTACTGGACGGACGGATTACTCAAGAGTACGGTGCACCGGGTGGTGTTCCCTACGGCGGAGCAGCAGAGGCCCAACGCGCAGGATCGGTATAGTATTGTGTATTTTTGTCATCCGTTGGATCGGACGGAGTTGGTGCCCGTGCCGAGTAGGGTTGTGGAGGAGTTTAGGAGGAGTAAGAATACTacggagggggaaggaggggtcagggttgggtttgggggtggggcggggatgttggaggaggggaagagggcgTTGACGGCGCAGGAACATTTGATGGCGAGGTTGGATGCTACGTATGGGTttcggaggggggagaaggagggagaggagaaatgA
- a CDS encoding heat shock factor-binding 1 family protein (COG:S;~EggNog:ENOG410PTN9;~InterPro:IPR009643;~PFAM:PF06825;~go_function: GO:0003714 - transcription corepressor activity [Evidence IEA]), giving the protein MSDPTAEAVPPPPTTSTQNPDAQGQFSAAVDDLLDQLQHKFDGVSREMFGKLDDMARRLDELEASFTVVDGTTTTSGGGSGGAASQTGTGTGTGSGSVVGSAVGSGSPEK; this is encoded by the exons atgtCCGATCCCACCGCCGAAGccgtccctcccccaccaacaacctcaacccaA AACCCCGACGCACAAGGCCAATTCTCCGCCGCCGTGGACGATCTCCTCGACCAGCTACAACATAAATTCGATGGTGTTTCGAGAGAGATGTTTGGGAAGT TGGACGATATGGCTAGACGGTTGGATGAGTTAGAGGCTTCGTTTACGGTTGTGGATGGGACCACTACGACGTCCGggggtggtagtggtggtgctgcgTCGCAGACAGGGACGGGGACGGGGACAGGGTCTGGGTCCGTGGTTGGGAGTGCAGTTGGGAGTGGGAGTCCTGAGAAGTGA
- a CDS encoding uncharacterized protein (COG:O;~EggNog:ENOG410PGPE;~InterPro:IPR017937,IPR011679,IPR036249,IPR005788, IPR013766,IPR036356;~PFAM:PF13098,PF00085,PF07749;~SECRETED:SignalP(1-19);~go_component: GO:0005783 - endoplasmic reticulum [Evidence IEA];~go_function: GO:0003756 - protein disulfide isomerase activity [Evidence IEA]), with translation MVRLSNLVSCLGLASAVTAAVVDLVPKNFDDVVLKSGKPALVEFFAPWCGHCKNLAPVYEELGQAFAHASDKVTVGKVDADEHRDLGRKFGVQGFPTLKWFDGKSDEPEDYKGGRDLESLSSFISEKTGVKPRGPKKEPSKVEMLNDATFKGAVGGDNDVLVAFTAPWCGHCKNLAPTWEALANDFVLEPNVVIAKVDADAENGKATAREQGVSGYPTIKFFPKGSTESVPYEGARSEQAFIDFLNEKTGTHRTVGGGLDAKAGTIASLDELIASTSAADLAAAVKKAAAELTDKYAQYYVKVADKLSQNAEYATKELARLEKILAKGGSAPEKVDDLISRSNILRKFVGEEKEAKDEL, from the exons atGGTCCGTCTCAGCAACCTCGTGAGCTGCCTCGGCCTGGCCTCCGCGGTCACCGCAGCCGTGGTCGATCTCGTTCCCAAGAACTTCGACGACGTCGTCCTCAAGTCCGGCAAGCCCGCTCTGGTTGAATTCTTCGCTCCCTGGTGCGGTCACTGCAAGAACCTTGCGCCCGTATACGAAGAGCTGGGCCAGGCATTCGCCCACGCCTCCGACAAGGTCACCGTCGGCAAGGTTGATGCGGACGAGCACCGCGACCTGGGCCGCAAGTTCGGTGTGCAGGGATTCCCCACGCTGAAGTGGTTCGATGGAAAGAGTGATGAGCCGGAGGACTACAAGGGTGGTCGTGATTTGGAGAGTCTGTCTTCGTTCATCTCTGAGAAGACCGGTGTCAAGCCCCGTGGACCTAAGAAGGAGCCCAGCAAGGTGGAGATGCTGAACGACGCGACTTTCAAgggtgctgttggtggtgacaATGATGTTCTGGTTGCTTTCACCGCGCCGTGGTGTGGAC ACTGCAAGAACCTCGCTCCTACCTGGGAGGCTCTGGCCAACGACTTCGTCCTCGAGCCCAACGTTGTGATCGCCAAGGTCGACGCCGACGCTGAGAACGGCAAGGCCACCGCCAGAGAGCAGGGCGTGTCCGGATACCCCACGATCAAGTTCTTCCCCAAGGGTTCCACGGAATCTGTTCCCTACGAGGGTGCCCGCTCCGAGCAGGCCTTCATTGACTTCCTCAACGAGAAGACTGGCACCCACCGTAccgttggtggtggtcttGACGCCAAGGCCGGTACAATTGCCAGTCTGGACGAGCTGATTGCCAGCACTTCCGCTGCTGATCTCGCCGCCGCGGTcaagaaggctgctgctgagtTGACGGACAAGTACGCTCAGTACTACGTCAAGGTTGCCGACAAGCTGAGCCAGAACGCCGAGTACGCCACCAAGGAGCTTGCTcgtctggagaagatcctggCCAAGGGAGGATCGGCCCCTGAGAAGGTCGACGACCTCATCTCCCGCAGCAACATCCTTCGCAAGTTTGTtggcgaggagaaggaggccaaggatgaGCTGTAG
- a CDS encoding MKT1 family protein (BUSCO:EOG09260BFE;~COG:S;~EggNog:ENOG410PG77;~InterPro:IPR022039,IPR006084,IPR006085,IPR029060, IPR022040,IPR037314;~PFAM:PF00752,PF12247,PF12246;~go_function: GO:0004518 - nuclease activity [Evidence IEA]): MPIRPLDEWAATRTQSLPLSALKGAVVGIDASHYISQHLLQPSTREPLLVALGGFPFALKSNIERELKAYKDLGVACIFVFNGLDFGKKDQRPHVQQESVRAFEQAWDLYDQQQADQVVDAFSSAGTPRPESLYRFLQRILLQHGVDYIVAPYSAAAQLSYLAKGPNPLIDAICGPSEVLMFDVEKLITRIEIDPAQFFWINKQTCLEELGRLSNDQFLDFCLLLGSSFLQPFPGFETHVFPGKNPTVRDALPMFNAAGRSALALCAQFEEDRRMQELEYTDRYKRACMTVKHHVYIDVDGRVGPMDQENASSDMHAVIGLRLPEELYFYLSKGILGPDVPNYLTSGEVLISLPLGVEDTEIYRQVAGSTLTPIRTQSICLLSNSLHRFYQTKVINVRTWFDEKSPSTINLRDLPPVKDSIQSWKIPTEQLPESLQKLQSSCGRFQFAVQSLKDSDFVAKSKATKDTKQLSSQDELLANVFWRFLQLRGYIDEKHQLTQWGVCLEQALSGLDPADALEEPTFLAIEMIRFGLLNSKQWFSHVSGGPMRGSDEDKSLNMLVSRLACIAKLQHKSIGYSGPLSRQLLCYRSLISEVRSTLRTLIEVVLASLLLSGDADRERNDWGELSIKLPFIDDNDCGLGIAVRTYLDDLPLQADPTSPEARAEVKSKGKEWFQHSDSFTGNLDMAFKLWDAVYRGTQSAGKELKEGKQWEDANRWLAERR, from the exons ATGCCAA TCCGTCCGCTCGATGAATGGGCCGCGACCCGCACCcagtccctccccctctcagCTCTCAAAGGGGCGGTTGTCGGTATCGATGCGTCGCACTACATTTCTcaacacctcctccaaccgtCCACACGCGAGCCCCTTCTTGTCGCCCTCGGCGGCTTTCCATTCGCATTGAAGAGCAACATTGAAAGAGAATTGAAGGCCTACAAGGATCTGGGCGTGGCTTGTATTTTCGTGTTCAACGGTCTCGACTTTGGCAAAAAGGATCAACGACCCCACGTGCAGCAGGAGTCCGTCCGGGCATTCGAGCAGGCTTGGGATCTTTACGATCAACAGCAGGCGGACCAAGTGGTGGATGCGTTCAGCAGCGCCG GCACCCCTCGACCCGAGTCGCTATACCGGTTCTTGCAGCGCATACTTCTTCAACATGGCGTGGATTATATCGTTGCTCCCTATAGTGCTGCAGCTCAG CTTTCCTACCTGGCCAAGGGACCGAATCCGCTGATCGATGCTATCTGCGGCCCCTCCGAAGTGTTGATGTTCGACGTGGAGAAACTGATCACCCGTATTGAGATTGACCCGGCGCAATTTTTCTGGATCAACAAACAGACATGTCTGGAAGAACTAGGCCGCCTATCAAATGATCAGTTCTTGGACTTTTGCCTTCTTTTgggctcttccttcctccagccCTTCCCTGGTTTCGAAACCCATGTCTTCCCCGGAAAGAACCCTACGGTCCGAGATGCACTGCCAATGTTCAACGCGGCAGGACGAAGcgctctcgctctctgcGCTCAGTttgaagaagatcgccgGATGCAGGAGCTTGAATACACGGATCGTTACAAGCGCGCATGCATGACTGTGAAGCACCATGTCTATATCGATGTTGACGGCAGGGTGGGTCCTATGGACCAGGAGAATGCCTCGTCCGATATGCACGCCGTCATCGGCCTGCGCCTCCCAGAAGAGCTTTACTTCTACTTGTCCAAGGGAATTCTGGGCCCCGATGTGCCCAACTACTTGACGTCGGGTGAAGTCCTCATCTCATTGCCGTTGGGCGTCGAGGACACGGAAATTTACCGCCAAGTTGCCGGCAGCACCCTCACACCCATCCGGACTCAGTCGATTTGCCTGCTATCGAACTCCCTCCATCGGTTCTATCAGACCAAGGTTATCAATGTGCGAACATGGTTTGATGAAAAATCCCCTTCGACGATCAACCTCCGAGATCTACCTCCAGTCAAAGATTCAATCCAATCTTGGAAGATTCCCACCGAGCAGCTTCCAGAGAGCTTGCAGAAACTGCAG AGCTCGTGTGGACGTTTCCAATTTGCGGTCCAGAGCTTGAAAGATAGTGACTTTGTAGCGAAGTCCAAGGCTACGAAAGACACTAAG CAATTATCGTCACAAGATGAGCTGCTTGCCAATGTCTTCTGGCGCTTCCTACAGCTTCGCGGCTACATTGATGAGAAACATCAGCTTACCCAGTGGGGTGTTTGCCTTGAGCAAGCATTGTCGGGACTTGATCCGGCGGATGCGCTTGAAGAGCCAACATTCCTTGCCATTGAGATGATCCGGTTTGGCCTGCTCAACTCCAAGCAGTGGTTCTCCCATGTTTCGGGAGGTCCTATGAGAGGATCAG ATGAGGATAAGAGCCTCAACATGCTTGTTTCCCGCCTTGCTTGCATCGCCAAACTCCAGCACAAGAGCATCGGTTATTCTGGACCACTAAGCCGGCAACTGCTCTGCTACCGATCCCTGATCTCCGAGGTTCGTTCTACGCTACGGACGCTCATCGAGGTGGTTCTGGCCAGTCTGCTCCTGAGCGGCGATGCTGACCGGGAGCGAAACGATTGGGGCGAACTGAGCATCAA GCTTCCGTTCATCGACGACAACGACTGCGGTCTTGGAATTGCTGTCCGTACCTACCTTGATGATCTGCCCTTGCAAGCGGATCCCACATCGCCAGAGGCGCGGGCAGAAGTGAAATCGAAGGGCAAGGAATGGTTCCAGCATAGCGACAGCTTTACGGGCAACCTGGACATGGCGTTCAAGCTGTGGGATGCG GTATACCGCGGTACGCAGAGCGCAGGCAAGGAACTTAAGGAGGGCAAGCAGTGGGAGGATGCGAACCGCTGGTTGGCCGAGCGGCGGTAA
- a CDS encoding uncharacterized protein (COG:S;~EggNog:ENOG410PJXJ;~InterPro:IPR007568;~PFAM:PF04479;~SECRETED:SignalP(1-17);~TransMembrane:7 (n2-9c18/19o42-62i74-95o115-138i150-168o188-211i223-241o261-282i);~go_component: GO:0016021 - integral component of membrane [Evidence IEA]), with translation MCLLPFLLLNELPTSTSKIPLTTPDIMSTWNCHSFDPEVAPLLGYRPSLTAGILFTIAFLGVLTTHVSQACNTIYPWIGLVLSLGAALEFIGWLARTLAYRCPYNSTIWEIQLSALMFAPYFTTVGIYGVLDLMYAIINQVRLPFRPKRWAFTCIFIALLSLILQVIGGSLAHKASSVDNSISLGIKVLYAGSLLQLASLSIFAVLFKCLIVSTKDRLIWRMPMIKMIGVLPFALLCLMVRDTYRAVESPNGWRGYSFTYEVLGCLFDGLPMFIVNVTLSIWHPAVLLNEARLMEATVARAEEVGLRSMEDQNGRGSHLLDEYRPVPEELEPALRKR, from the exons AtgtgtcttcttccttttctcctacTTAACGAACTTCCTACAAGTACGAGCAAGATTCCCCTAACCACACCGGACATCATGTCAACGTGGAACTGCCATTCATTCGATCCGGAGGTTGCACCGCTGCTCGGTTATCGCCCTTCTCTCACAGCTGGAATCCTTTTCACGATTGCTTTTCTTGGTGTCTTAACAACCCATGTTTCGCAAGCATGCAACACCATATATCCCTGGATAGGATTGGTGCTATCACTTGGAGCTGCCCTTGAGTTTATCGGATGGCTTGCTCGTACTTTGGCTTACCGCTGTCCATACAACTCCACCATATGGGAAATACAGCTGTCAGCTTTGATGTTTG CTCCATACTTTACAACCGTCGGAATCTACGGAGTCTTAGACCTCATGTACGCAATTATAAACCAAGTTCGATTGCCGTTCAGGCCGAAACGGTGGGCGTTTACGTGCATATTTATCGCGCTTCTTAGCCTCATCCTGCAGGTCATTGGGGGCTCGCTGGCACACAAGGCCTCCAGTGTTGACAACTCAATCAGCCTGGGAATAAAAGTTTTGTACGCAGGCAGTCTCCTGCAACTCGCATCGCTTAGTATCTTCGCGGTGTTGTTCAAGTGCCTCATAGTTAGTACAAAAGATCGGCTCATCTGGAGGATGCCAATGATCAAAATGATAGGTGTACTTCCGTTTGCTTTACTTTGTTTAATGGTTCGGGATACCTACCGCGCCGTGGAGTCTCCGAATGGATGGCGTGGGTATTCCTTCACATATGAAGTTTTAGGTTGTCTTTTCGATGGGCTGCCTATGTTTATCGTCAATGTCACGCTTAGTATCTGGCATCCCGCAGTGTTGTTGAACGAGGCGAGGCTAATGGAGGCGACAGTTGCGCGAGCGGAGGAGGTCGGATTGCGAAGCATGGAAGATCAGAACGGGCGAGGAAGTCACTTACTTGACGAGTACCGACCGGTTCctgaggagctggagccagCCCTTCGTAAACGATAG
- the ASA1 gene encoding WD40 repeat domain-containing protein (COG:S;~EggNog:ENOG410PFZU;~InterPro:IPR036322,IPR015943,IPR019775,IPR001680, IPR017986;~PFAM:PF00400;~go_function: GO:0005515 - protein binding [Evidence IEA]): MSAQSPQVRQPPATPTYILRGHAAAIHALQIFHQNLALVSGDADGWIVVWDLVSKRPRATWKAHDGAVLEVKGFSFGNGAVTEVFTHGRDHKLRVWRFNVQDEENLQKTLPVDIEKTSSAAASQPWLVHSLPVNALNFCAFSMVFLPQDKVNMESDASGFSKENTSLSSVLIAVPNALNSGAIDLFHLPQERRICTIPADTDVQTGMVMAANLVISPSGELYVASAYEDGRVMVHGCRGSLQEKDLAQGAKTPWKWEKLYICRAHSQPVLSLHVSPAGNYFFSSSADAVLAKHPIPTLGSPTHAPEESPIKSINTKHAGQQGVRIRSDGKIFATAGWDSRVRVYSCKTTKELAVLKWHKDGCYAVAFADVDVFDVREKKADEEKSTVSPDSSGNEETQLASKAETEFSLATVHRQRYEKVQNTHWLAAGSKDGKISLWDIY; the protein is encoded by the exons ATGAGCGCACAATCCCCGCAGGTGCGGCAACCACCGGCAACCCCCACTTACATTTTACGCGGCCATGCCGCTGCCATCCACGCGCTACAGATCTTCCACCAGAACCTAGCACTCGTTTCAGGAGACGCAGACGGATGGATTGTTGTATGGGACCTAGTATCAAAACGGCCTCGGGCGACATGGAAAGCCCATGACGGCGCTGTCCTTGAAGTCAAAGGTTTTAGCTTTGGAAACGGTGCTGTTACAGAGGTGTTCAC GCATGGAAGAGACCACAAACTGCGCGTATGGAGATTCAACGTCCAGGACGAGGAGAATCTTCAAAAGACCCTCCCCGTGGACATCGAGAAAACCTCCTCAGCTGCCGCAAGCCAGCCATGGCTGGTGCATTCACTTCCTGTGAATGCGCTGAATTTCTGTGCCTTCTCCATGGTTTTCCTTCCCCAGGATAAGGTCAACATGGAAAGCGATGCCAGTGGCTTTTCGAAAGAGAACACATCGCTTTCATCAGTGCTTATCGCGGTCCCCAATGCTCTGAACTCTGGCGCGATCGATCTCTTTCATCTCCCCCAGGAGAGACGTATCTGCACCATTCCAGCAGACACGGACGTACAAACTGGAATGGTCATGGCGGCTAACCTCGTCATATCCCCCTCTGGGGAGCTATATGTTGCTTCCGCCTACGAAGATGGTCGCGTTATGGTTCATGGCTGCAGGGGATCCTTGCAGGAGAAAGACCTGGCACAAGGTGCCAAAACGCCATGGAAGTGGGAGAAGTTGTACATTTGCCGCGCTCACTCGCAACCAGTGTTGTCGCTTCATGTCTCGCCTGCTGGCAattacttcttttcttcatccgCCGATGCGGTACTGGCGAAGCATCCCATTCCGACGCTGGGTAGCCCAACACATGCCCCGGAAGAGTCACCGATCAAATCGATCAACACGAAGCATGCGGGTCAGCAAGGTGTGCGGATACGCTCTGATGGAAAGATTTTCGCGACTGCGGGGTGGGATTCTAGGGTCAGAGTCTACTCGTGCAAGACGACGAAGGAACTAGCGGTCTTGAAGTGGCATAAAGATGGATGCTACGCTGTGGCGTTTGCGGATGTTGATGTGTTTGATGTGCGTGAGAAgaaagcagatgaagaaaagtCTACGGTTTCGCCGGATAGCAGTGGAAATGAAGAAACACAGCTCGCCAGCAAGGCAGAGACGGAATTCTCGCTTGCAACGGTGCATCGCCAAAGATACGAGAAGGTGCAGAATACGCACTGGTTAGCGGCTGGGTCAAAGGACGGAAAAATCTCATTGTGGGATATCTATTGA
- the dbp7 gene encoding putative ATP-dependent RNA helicase (BUSCO:EOG09260KNR;~COG:J;~EggNog:ENOG410PGBH;~InterPro:IPR025313,IPR027417,IPR001650,IPR014014, IPR014001,IPR011545;~PFAM:PF04851,PF00270,PF00271,PF13959;~go_function: GO:0003676 - nucleic acid binding [Evidence IEA];~go_function: GO:0004386 - helicase activity [Evidence IEA];~go_function: GO:0005524 - ATP binding [Evidence IEA]): protein MADDGLLLNFTIPDTTVLKPEKTKVKGGTWRDRLSAKKIAAHRTNNPRKEKSSTDGEQQISNPRNPNRIQVSGPRPVKRQRIGDDDENGGSQQQPRQQQQQQQHPGGPRQVVSSLFSKNPRPRTAFEAKNGAEEEEDAKPTNAPLIDGLDTFTNLGLSAPLAAHLLTKLEVKAPTAIQKASITQLLKEESDAFIQAETGSGKTMAYLLPLVQRIMTISLNQKKREEGEQVQRDSGLFAIVLAPTRELCKQIAVVLEGLLRCAHWIVAGTVIGGEKKKSEKARLRKGLNILVATPGRLADHLENTQALDVSNVRWLVLDEGDRLMELGFEKELAGIIQKLDARQRPSRIPGIPAKRTTILCSATLKMTVQKLGEISLKDAVHIQADPADEDGEPKKKDEDDAFRVPAQLKQSYAIVASKLRLVTLTAYMKRTFMRKGSVMKAIIFVSCADSVDFHFEVFTRKNGDEEEKKDESEDSDEEDEEEKRKKLGASAHGTIAPATAFSNPSNPVTLHRLHGSLPQHVRTATLGAFARNREPSVLICTDVASRGLDLPNVDLVVEYDPAFSAEDHLHRIGRTARLGRDGRAHIFLMPGCEEGYVDILKKGYRDGGKSLTRNTADDILKRGFGGNVESQNVDWEEKATEWQLDVERWALENKNYLEMARRAYQSHIRAYATHIANERSMFNIKELHLGHLAKSFALRDRPSKINVPGLRQGQADTKKDFKADRKPVAGKKRKAGGHDDDDDDVPRQTDTLTAAQKMRAKMKEHMAGASEFNLA, encoded by the coding sequence ATGGCCGACGAcggtctcctcctcaacttcACCATCCCCGACACAACCGTCCTCAAACCCGAAAAAACCAAAGTAAAAGGCGGCACATGGCGGGACCGACTCAGCGCAAAGAAAATCGCGGCGCACCGAACGAACAACCCACGCAAAGAGAAATCATCCACAGATGGCGAGCAACAAATTAGCAATCCCCGGAATCCGAATCGCATTCAAGTATCCGGTCCGCGGCCGGTGAAGAGACAGCGCAttggtgacgatgatgaaaatgGAGGatcgcagcagcaaccacgccaacagcagcaacaacaacaacatcctggGGGTCCCCGACAGGTCGTATCGTCGCTTTTCTCGAAGAACCCGAGACCTCGAACCGCTTTCGAAGCGAAGAACggagccgaagaagaagaagacgccaAGCCGACGAACGCGCCGCTGATTGATGGACTGGACACATTCACGAACCTGGGACTATCGGCACCGCTGGCGGCGCATTTGTTGACGAAGCTGGAGGTGAAGGCGCCGACGGCGATTCAGAAAGCGAGTATCACGCAACTactgaaggaggagagcgatGCGTTTATACAGGCGGAGACGGGATCCGGAAAGACGATGGCGTATTTGCTGCCGCTTGTGCAGCGGATCATGACGATTTCGTTGaatcagaagaagagggaggaaggggagcaAGTGCAGCGCGATAGTGGGTTATTTGCTATTGTGTTGGCGCCGACGAGAGAACTGTGTAAGCAGAttgcggtggtgttggaggggttgttgcggTGTGCGCATTGGATTGTGGCGGGGACGGTgattggaggagagaagaagaagagtgagAAGGCGCGGTTGAGGAAGGGGTTGAATATCTTGGTTGCGACGCCGGGTCGGTTGGCGGATCATTTGGAGAATACGCAGGCGTTGGATGTGAGTAATGTGcggtggttggtgttggatgaGGGAGATCGGTTGATGGAGTTGGGGTTTGAGAAGGAGTTGGCGGGGATTATTCAGAAGCTGGATGCTAGGCAGCGGCCGAGTCGGATTCCTGGGATTCCGGcgaagaggacgacgatATTGTGTTCGGCTACGTTGAAGATGACGGTGCAGAAGCTGGGAGAGATCAGTTTGAAGGATGCGGTGCATATTCAGGCGGATCCGGcagatgaggatggcgagccgaagaagaaggatgaggatgatgcgtTCCGGGTGCCGGCACAGCTGAAGCAGTCGTATGCGATTGTCGCGTCGAAGCTACGGCTTGTTACGCTTACGGCGTATATGAAACGGACGTTTATGAGGAAGGGGTCTGTCATGAAGGCTATCATTTTTGTGTCTTGTGCGGACTCTGTGGACTTTCACTTTGAGGTGTTTACACGGAAgaatggagatgaggaggagaagaaggacgagaGCGAGGatagtgatgaggaggatgaagaggagaagaggaagaagctcgGTGCTTCGGCTCATGGAACTATTGCGCCTGCTACGGCCTTTTCGAATCCCTCCAACCCGGTGACGCTGCATAGACTGCACGGTTCTCTGCCTCAGCATGTCCGGACGGCCACCCTGGGTGCCTTTGCCCGCAACCGCGAACCCTCCGTGCTGATCTGTACTGACGTTGCGTCCCGTGGTCTGGATCTGCCAAACGTTGATCTGGTCGTGGAGTACGACCCTGCATTCAGCGCCGAGGACCATCTGCACAGAATCGGACGTACTGCGCGTCTGGGACGTGACGGTCGTGCACACATCTTCCTCATGCCCGGCTGTGAGGAGGGTTACGTTGACATTCTGAAGAAGGGATACCGTGACGGCGGCAAGTCGCTGACACGGAACACCGCGGACGACATTCTGAAGCGCGGGTTTGGAGGAAACGTCGAGTCGCAGAACGTAGactgggaggagaaggccaccGAATGGCAGCTGGACGTGGAACGATGGGCATTGGAAAACAAAAACTACCTTGAAATGGCCCGGCGAGCTTATCAGTCTCACATTCGCGCCTATGCCACACATATCGCCAACGAGCGGAGCATGTTCAACATCAAGGAGCTTCATCTCGGACATCTGGCGAAGAGTTTCGCTCTGCGTGATCGTCCCAGCAAGATCAACGTTCCTGGTCTGCGCCAAGGACAGGCCGACACCAAGAAGGACTTCAAGGCCGACCGCAAACCAGTcgctggaaagaagagaaaggctgGTGGtcacgatgacgacgacgatgatgttccTCGTCAAACAGACACACTCACGGCAGCTCAGAAGATGAGGGCCAAGATGAAGGAGCACATGGCGGGAGCAAGCGAGTTCAATCTTGCTTGA